The following are from one region of the candidate division KSB1 bacterium genome:
- a CDS encoding efflux RND transporter permease subunit translates to MANFGDAKTKTDIGGNEPEKPVRYKNAVVVSEEKLVDAIRKQMQNYPGIQWKISRPVLFSFKTPVEVEIYGYNLQKLQEISKKLEEEMESIPGVTDIKSNIQRGNPEVQIVYNRPLLSKFGLNIIEVASIVRNKIRGDVATEFKERDRRIDILVRLREQDRGSIDDLRRLTINPGAEKPIPLEAVAELKVHEGPSEIRRVDQQRTAVVTANISGRSLSEVSEDIFAILQTMEMPSDFTYVLAGQNKEMETSLSSLKLALALAIFLVYIVMASQFESIIHPFIIIFTIPLALIGVILFLFVFNIPLSIVVFLGMIMLAGIVVNNAIVLVDYINKLRERGMEKMQAIVEAGKIRLRPIMMTTATTVLGLLPMALGLGDGAEIRTPMAITVIVGLITSTVLTLVIIPTVYNLVDRKT, encoded by the coding sequence ATGGCTAACTTCGGAGATGCAAAAACCAAAACTGATATCGGCGGTAACGAACCGGAAAAACCGGTTCGTTATAAAAATGCTGTCGTTGTAAGTGAAGAAAAACTGGTGGATGCCATCCGCAAGCAAATGCAGAACTACCCGGGTATCCAATGGAAAATCTCGCGGCCGGTATTGTTTAGTTTTAAGACCCCGGTGGAAGTCGAAATCTATGGATACAACCTGCAGAAATTACAGGAAATTTCCAAAAAACTTGAAGAAGAAATGGAGTCGATTCCTGGAGTAACGGATATTAAATCAAATATTCAGCGGGGCAATCCGGAAGTTCAAATTGTTTATAACCGTCCGCTGCTGTCAAAATTTGGCCTGAACATCATTGAAGTCGCTTCGATTGTGCGGAACAAAATACGCGGCGACGTGGCGACTGAATTCAAAGAGCGGGACCGCAGAATCGATATTTTGGTACGGCTGCGTGAACAAGATCGGGGAAGCATTGACGATTTACGAAGACTGACTATCAACCCGGGCGCCGAAAAGCCGATTCCCCTGGAAGCAGTTGCTGAACTCAAAGTCCACGAAGGGCCCTCTGAAATAAGACGTGTTGACCAGCAGAGAACCGCAGTGGTGACCGCAAATATAAGCGGACGAAGCTTGAGCGAAGTAAGTGAAGATATTTTCGCCATTCTGCAAACCATGGAAATGCCAAGCGACTTTACTTATGTTCTTGCCGGACAAAATAAAGAGATGGAAACATCGCTCAGCAGCCTTAAGCTGGCGCTCGCGCTCGCGATCTTTTTAGTGTACATTGTCATGGCTTCGCAGTTCGAATCGATCATCCATCCTTTTATTATTATTTTCACCATTCCTTTAGCACTCATCGGGGTGATCCTGTTTCTCTTCGTATTTAATATTCCGTTGAGTATCGTGGTCTTCCTGGGGATGATTATGCTGGCGGGAATTGTAGTTAATAACGCGATCGTGCTGGTGGATTATATAAACAAATTGCGCGAAAGAGGCATGGAAAAAATGCAGGCGATTGTCGAAGCCGGGAAAATCCGCTTGCGTCCGATCATGATGACCACTGCGACCACGGTTCTGGGTCTGCTGCCGATGGCGCTTGGCCTTGGCGATGGCGCTGAAATTAGAACACCAATGGCGATCACCGTAATTGTCGGTCTCATTACGTCAACCGTTTTGACTTTGGTTATTATCCCAACGGTTTATAATTTGGTGGATCGGAAGACGTGA